In Acidimicrobiales bacterium, one DNA window encodes the following:
- a CDS encoding methyltransferase domain-containing protein: MTAALRRRGGSVAHLPVDAWDAPATPGERAVLATMHGPVLDVGCGPGRLVVALGEIGVPALGVDTSPYAVDRTLGRGASAICRSVFDRVPGEGRWRSVLLFDGNVGIGGDPVRILSRVAELLAPAGVAYVEVNPPGTATRVEDVRLEVDDHVGPWFAWAWVGADELATLATAAGLRLRQWLRIDGRFIAQLAPAAS, encoded by the coding sequence GTGACGGCGGCGCTGCGCCGGCGTGGCGGGTCCGTCGCCCACTTGCCTGTCGATGCGTGGGACGCGCCGGCGACTCCCGGCGAGCGTGCGGTGTTGGCGACCATGCACGGGCCGGTGCTCGACGTGGGTTGCGGTCCGGGTCGGCTCGTGGTCGCGCTCGGAGAGATCGGCGTGCCGGCGCTGGGCGTGGACACGTCGCCCTACGCCGTCGACCGCACGCTCGGTCGCGGCGCGTCGGCGATCTGCCGCTCAGTGTTCGACCGGGTGCCGGGCGAAGGACGCTGGCGCTCGGTGTTGCTCTTCGACGGCAACGTCGGGATCGGCGGCGACCCGGTGCGGATCCTGTCACGGGTGGCCGAACTGCTGGCCCCCGCCGGCGTCGCCTACGTCGAGGTGAACCCGCCCGGCACCGCCACCCGCGTCGAGGACGTTCGCCTCGAGGTGGACGACCACGTCGGGCCGTGGTTCGCGTGGGCGTGGGTCGGCGCCGACGAGTTGGCCACGCTGGCAACCGCGGCCGGCTTGCGACTGCGTCAGTGGTTGCGGATCGACGGGCGCTTCATCGCCCAGCTGGCGCCAGCGGCGTCGTGA